TCTGGATAACCCATTTCAATTAAAGCAGTTTGATGCCGACCCCTTTATTAGTGCTGCTACCTTGCCCGATGCCGAACTTGATACCGGTCTCGCCAATGACGAATATGAATATGCCTGGAAATTTATCTACAGCTATAATGGCAGCTCTGCCACCTTCAATGTTTACCGCCGTGAAACTGAACGTTTGCTGCAATGGGCCTGGCTGGTGCATCACAAAAATGTTCTGGCGTTAAAACGTGAAGATATCGAAAGCTATATAACCTTTTGCCAAACACCGCCCAGGCATTGGATCGGCATTAAAAATGTCGGCCGCTTTAAATCAAAAAACGGCCAGCGCATCCCAAACCCTGACTGGCGACCGTTCGTGGCCTCGGTGTCGAAAATCGATAATAAAAAAGGCCTGAACCCTGACATCAAAGACTTTGAATTATCCAAGGCATCCATACAGTCTATTTTTGCGGTATTGTCTTCCTTTTTTAATTTCTTAATCCAGGAGCAATTGATCGAAGCCAACCCTGTGCTTCTGATCCGACAAAAAAGCAAGTTTATGGTGAAAAGTCAGCAAAGCGCGCCGGTACGCCGAATCAGTAATTTACAGTGGGACTATGTTATTGAAACAGTTGAACTTATGGCCGCCGAGGAGCCGGAAGTACACGAGCGTTCCTTGTTCATTTTAAACTGCCTGCTAGGCATGTATTTAAGGATTTCCGAGCTGGTGGCCGATGAAAGATCGTCGCCGTCCATGGGCGATTTTCAGCGCGACAGCGACGGCCACTGGTGGCTGCACGTAATAGGTAAAGGCAATAAATCACGTAAAATTACCGTCAGTGACGAAATGATTGCCGCCCTTAAGCGTTACCGCAGCTTCCTGAACTTGCCGGCTATGCCGACCCTGGGTGAACATACGCCGCTGGTGGCCAAACAAAAAGGCAAAGGCCCGGTAACCAGCACCCGTCAGATCCGCTCGATAGTGCAATTATGTTTCGACAACAGCTATCAGCGCATGAAAAACGACGGCCTGGCAGAAGATGCCGAAGATTTAAAACTGGCCACAGTACACTGGTTGCGCCATACAGGTATTTCAGAAGATGTTAAGACCCGGCCGCGGGAACATGTACGCGACGATGCCGGCCATTCATCTATGCAAACGACAGACAGATACATTGAAAGTGATTCCCGTGAAAGGCATTTATCCGGACGAAAGAAAAAGTTAAAGGAGCTGGATTAGACCGTAAAGATAAAAATGGAGGTTTGTTTTTCAAGAAAAGCTTCTGCACAATTGATAGACTATATCTTTCATAAAAAACAACGCGCTACGTGAAATCTGGGGGATAATCCCCGGCGAAAGTTTTCAGATTTCACGTAGCGTCACGTAAAATCCTGGGAAAATGCGGCAAACCCCTTATATATTAAGGGATACAAGGTGTTTTTAACAGAAATATACCCTGAGTAAAAATACCTGACATCATAATATTTAATGTTTTTCCGGATGATATTTA
This genomic window from Thalassomonas viridans contains:
- a CDS encoding tyrosine-type recombinase/integrase — protein: MAANQKLSAKIKPLPIFDNLSYLDNPFQLKQFDADPFISAATLPDAELDTGLANDEYEYAWKFIYSYNGSSATFNVYRRETERLLQWAWLVHHKNVLALKREDIESYITFCQTPPRHWIGIKNVGRFKSKNGQRIPNPDWRPFVASVSKIDNKKGLNPDIKDFELSKASIQSIFAVLSSFFNFLIQEQLIEANPVLLIRQKSKFMVKSQQSAPVRRISNLQWDYVIETVELMAAEEPEVHERSLFILNCLLGMYLRISELVADERSSPSMGDFQRDSDGHWWLHVIGKGNKSRKITVSDEMIAALKRYRSFLNLPAMPTLGEHTPLVAKQKGKGPVTSTRQIRSIVQLCFDNSYQRMKNDGLAEDAEDLKLATVHWLRHTGISEDVKTRPREHVRDDAGHSSMQTTDRYIESDSRERHLSGRKKKLKELD